In Hwangdonia lutea, a single window of DNA contains:
- a CDS encoding PKD domain-containing protein, with translation MKNIKIYSLLMLTLLFVNCSEDEVNKPLADFQFLVEGTQVTFNGTVENATSISWDFGDGATSSEEDPVYAYAAAGEYEVVLTATGANGSFSETKLVTIQESIEILLTGGQAKPQGKSWKLKKAYTSGKEGAGLVDNDLGLLLPSFDNLLDAVGLGASYEDTFTFVYDGRYIVDNKDGQSLMGLVYASIERPTDITAVSYDINNVPLANVMYTPATDATWEIMEGDFTVDAATGPVNFTDKTQLMLGEYLGFKDKKVLVIIKEITATTMNVALGIHTEPTVYDKPTLLFHLSLESL, from the coding sequence ATGAAAAATATAAAAATATATAGCCTCTTAATGCTCACCTTACTGTTTGTAAATTGTAGCGAAGATGAAGTTAATAAACCTTTAGCCGACTTTCAATTTTTAGTAGAAGGCACACAAGTTACCTTTAATGGAACGGTGGAAAATGCGACATCCATTTCCTGGGATTTTGGAGACGGAGCAACAAGCTCAGAAGAAGATCCCGTGTACGCCTATGCTGCTGCGGGTGAATATGAAGTGGTTTTAACAGCTACTGGCGCAAACGGATCATTTTCAGAAACGAAGTTAGTTACCATCCAAGAATCAATAGAGATTTTATTAACAGGCGGTCAAGCCAAACCTCAAGGAAAATCGTGGAAACTGAAAAAAGCCTATACTTCTGGTAAAGAAGGTGCTGGTTTGGTTGATAATGATTTGGGACTTTTACTGCCATCATTCGATAATCTTTTAGATGCCGTTGGTTTGGGCGCTTCGTACGAAGATACTTTTACTTTTGTGTATGACGGAAGATATATAGTAGACAATAAAGATGGGCAAAGCCTCATGGGATTAGTTTATGCAAGTATAGAACGTCCTACCGATATTACGGCGGTGTCTTATGATATAAACAATGTGCCTTTGGCAAATGTAATGTACACACCGGCTACTGATGCTACATGGGAAATTATGGAAGGGGATTTTACTGTGGATGCCGCAACCGGCCCCGTAAACTTTACAGATAAAACCCAATTGATGTTGGGCGAATATCTTGGGTTTAAGGATAAAAAAGTATTGGTGATTATCAAAGAAATTACGGCAACAACCATGAATGTGGCATTGGGCATTCATACAGAACCTACGGTTTATGATAAACCAACCCTATTGTTTCATTTGTCATTGGAATCGTTATAA